A genomic stretch from Chloroflexota bacterium includes:
- a CDS encoding response regulator transcription factor, with translation MKVLVISDSAVVEDISFYLQLRWQNAIVISATDGSTGIEMLKAEAPDLVMADSCLPDMNGLDLLGKVRESSDVPLIIILGQEQQGTEGVRVLEAGADDYITKPFSPVDVLARVNALLRRAYAVGFRHDHPPLISGDLTVSLSTHEVLLSGKPVKLTPLEYDLLLEMVRNEGKVLAHRSLLEKLWGKECGEDSALLKKYIYRLRQKLGDDSRHPRLILSERGVGYKFARHS, from the coding sequence ATGAAGGTACTGGTAATCAGCGATAGCGCCGTGGTGGAGGATATTTCCTTCTACCTGCAACTGCGATGGCAGAATGCCATCGTCATCTCTGCTACGGACGGGTCCACAGGTATAGAGATGCTGAAGGCAGAAGCGCCCGATCTGGTGATGGCCGACTCTTGTTTGCCAGACATGAACGGGCTGGATCTGCTGGGCAAAGTCCGCGAGTCCTCCGATGTACCCCTGATCATTATTCTGGGCCAGGAACAGCAAGGGACGGAGGGAGTCAGAGTCCTGGAGGCCGGGGCGGACGACTACATCACCAAACCCTTCAGCCCTGTTGATGTCCTGGCCAGGGTAAATGCCTTGCTCCGGCGTGCCTACGCTGTCGGCTTCCGGCACGATCACCCACCCCTCATCAGCGGTGACCTGACCGTCAGCCTGTCCACCCACGAGGTGCTCCTCTCGGGAAAGCCTGTCAAGTTGACCCCCCTCGAGTACGATCTGCTTCTTGAGATGGTTAGGAATGAGGGCAAAGTGCTCGCCCACCGCTCCCTGCTGGAGAAGCTATGGGGCAAGGAATGCGGTGAGGATTCCGCTCTCTTAAAGAAGTATATCTACCGCCTCCGCCAGAAGCTGGGCGACGATTCCCGCCACCCCCGCCTCATCCTCAGTGAGCGCGGGGTAGGCTACAAGTTCGCCAGGCACTCCTGA